DNA from Triticum aestivum cultivar Chinese Spring chromosome 7D, IWGSC CS RefSeq v2.1, whole genome shotgun sequence:
CCAAATTTGTTCCCATGTGATTTCTCAAAACTTATCCACCTCCGATACCTAAAAGTTGGAACATGGGACGAAGTGACTTTGCCTAGCACACTGTCCAGACTTTGTCACCTAAAACTATTGGACCTGAGTGGTTGGCATGGTAGTTATGAATTGCCTAGAGACACTAGCCGCCTTATCAGTTTATGCCATATTATTGCTGGAAAAAAATTCCATTGCAATATTGCTGAGGTTGGAAAGATGAAGTGTTTAAAGGAGCTTAAAGAATTCCATGTCATGAAAGAGAGTGTTGGATATGAACTGTGTGAGTTGGGGCAGTTAACAGATCTTGGAGGAGAACTCTGTATACGTAATCTTGAAAAGGTGACAACCAAGGATGAGGCTATGGAAGCCAAACTTGAGTCAAAAGGTGATTTGAAagggttggggttggtttggggatcATCTGATGCCGTTGATGGTACAACAAAATTAGTTGATGTTCTTGATGCTCTTCAGCCACACCCTAACCTTGCAGCACTTGGCATCATAGGTCATGGTGGTACAAGTGGTCCTAGTTGGTTGTGTGGTGACATTAAGTTTGAGTTGTTGGAGTATCTTCACCTAGAGGGAGTATCTTGGGTCACTCTTCCTCCTTTTGAGTACTTGCCGCAGCTCACATCACTCACATTGAGCAACATTTATGAAGTTAGTGAGATCCGCCATGTCTTTGGTGGCGCTACAAACAAAAGTTTTTTGCAGTTGAAGCTGATTGTCCTTGATTCATTGCCTGAACTTATTGAGTGGGTTGGGGTGCCTAATGATTCGTTTGCAAGGCTTGAAACTATTTATTGCAGGTCATGCCCCAATCTCCGTACACTACCCTTCCTGCGCGAGTACTCTGCTGGCTGTTATAACCATCTGTCAAAACTTGAAATTTTTGATTGCCCAAAGTTGTCTCTCCCTCCCATGCCTCACAGCTCCACAATGATAGTTTGTGATGTGAGACATAGTTCCGCAGAGCTGACTTATGCAGGGAACAACATGTATATTAATGGGTATAATGGTGAGGTGGACTTGCATAACCTGCGAAAATTAGAGAAAATGAGTATTACAGATGCATCACACATTTCAATGACAGAGCTGACCAATCTGAAATCCCTAAGAAGACTAGATGTCAGAAGATGCAGCTTCACGTGCCATGGACTCCAGGACCTCTCGTGCCTCCAATCACTTACAGTATACAACTGTGGCAACTTCTTTCCATGGCATACCGAAGCAGCTCACACCATCAAGCTTTTCCCTGCTTCCCTCGAGACACTTGAGATTGAAGGAGAGTCAGGCATGCAGGCAATGGCTCCGCTCAGCAATCTGAAATCCCTAAGAAGACTAGATGTCAGAAGATGCAGCATCAGGTGCCATGGACTGCAGGACCTCGCGTGCCTCCAATCACTTACAGTAAAAGACTGTGGCAACTTCTTTCTGCGGCCCATCGAAGCAGCTCAAACCATCATCAATCCTTTGCCTGCTTTCATCGAGGAACTTGAGATTGAAGGAGAGTCAGGCATGCAGTCAATGGCTCCGCTCTCGAACCTCACTTGTCTCACCGATCTTATACTGGTGAACTCTGAGAATTTAACAGTGGATTGTTTTAATCCTCTTATCACAGTCAACCTCAACAGTTTGAAGATCTACAACAGAGGAAATTGTCTTAGCCGTTCTGTATCAGCGGATTTGTTCTCAGAATTGGTGGTAGCAAGGACTAACCTAATATTGCCTGCAGCCTCCTTCCAGCTGCGAGAACTTACAGTGGATTGCATCTCAGCAGTGCTTGTTGCTCCCATCTGTAGCCACCTCGCCGCTACCATCAAGACTTTAGAATTCTGGTATGATCAGCGGGCAGAAAGCTTCACAGAAGAGGAAGACAGGGCTCTTCAGCTCCTCACATCCCTCCGTTTCATCAGTTTTATGGATTGCCCGAATCTGCTGTGCCTTCCTCAAGGCCTACACAGCCTTCCTTCTCTTAAGACACTATTTGTCCAAGATTGTCCTAAAATCCGATCTCTGCACAAGGGGGACTTTCCCACTTCACTTGAGTGTCTATTAGTGCAGGGTTGCAGTCCCGGGCTACAAGAGCAAGCCAAGAAATTAAAAGGAACAAAACCAGCTTTTAATGTGATACTTGAACTTGAGTAGCACAAGGTAACACAACTCCTTATATCTATGTATTCCTTCTTTTCCAACGTAAAAAGGGAGTCGATCCCGCAATTCTCTATCATTTATATGCACTTTGGATTCATTACTCTGTTTCTGCAGAACGATTACGGCCGACAGGGGATTTGGTATTCAGGACTTCATTGGTTGCTCCATCCAAACAATAACAATATCAGTAACAAAAGTATCATCAAGAAGTAGCTGTGCAGCTATACCAAGGCCATTTCAAAGGTCAGTCGATCACCCTGTCACTTTCATTTTCTTATTCTTAGTTCAGCATCTCAACAGTGTTTGTTGCTCCCAAACGCAGTTTGCTCGCTGCTAGCTACTCTCCACACATTTGAGTCTTGGAATGACGATTGGGGTCTGCCATCCCGGCCTCAAGGGTTACACAACCTTTCCTCACTCATGGGAGTAGTAGTCATGGTTTGTCCTGGTCGTTGCGTAAGGGGTGACCTCCCTATTTCACTGCGACAGCTAGATATATTACGCTTCAGTGCAGAGCTACAAGAGGGAATCAAGAAATTAGAAGGAACAAACCCAACTTTAGCCCAGCCCAAGGTAACAATTAATTCTCACCATTTTCCTTTCTTTTCTAAAGgaaatcgaccccccccccccctaccctATTAATCTATACTATACTATTACGACTAACTTGTGAAATCTGACAGGTTTGATGGCAGAATTACACATTTCCAAAGTGCAATGTGCACGTAGATAAACTGTGAATCCTGGGTGCAAGTCATGTGGCATGTGCAAGTTGTCGGCCTATCTGTCGGTTCGTACATGGGTTTTTATTATTTCATTTGCAGTGCAAATTTGTGTTGAAATACAGCTACCTTCCTTTCGTATACAGTTTTGGCAGCTCTCATATAAGTCGTGTGTCCCATATTACATTGTACCTACTGGTATCAGAAATGGACTACTGAAGTTTGCATGCATAGCAGCTGCTTGCATTGCATGGTAAACTATGAAGACACAGGGGACAGCCGATTGATTAAACTGGAGGTGAATGTCTTTTTGTTTCTGCTTTACATAAATCTTATGAATGTGTGTTTTCTTTTAACTTAAAGCATGACGATTATCATAACCTTTCAGCTATGGAAATGTTTCAGGTCCCAGATCGTATATATAGAAGTCTTTCCACTGGTTCCTTTAAGCATCGGCCAGATTGGCTAACTTCCTAGTGACTGAGCAGCTTTTGTTTCATGAGATTAACAGTTTGGGAGGAAGAGTAGTTTATCCTCTGGCATGTTGATCTATCTGAGCAGTCTAGATGGTACGAGTGCTTATTACTGTATGTGGTGTAGACCACGCACCTTTTTTTCGATCTGTTTCCTTGACCTTTTTTTTTCTGAATATATCTCAAATTCTCAATGCTAAAACAACACGTTTGTTTCATGCAGTATCAGAACAGTTTGATTGCTTGCTCAGGCAGTACATGACACCATGGACCGCCAACTGCATCTTGTGCACATTGTATCATTTATTAAAAAGGAAAAACATATCGTGCAGATTGTGGAGACTGGATATCGATGGTGATGTTTCACTGGCATCCGTCAGAGTTTCAGCTCTAGTTTAGCAGGTTCATACCTGTTGGCCAACTGAAAATAAcgaatttgagcatttaaatggGTAGTTTCCCTTTGCCTTGTTCACTTTTCTGACCTTATGATAGATTCATTACTTTGTATTCTGCAGGATTATTCACAGCGAACAGTGAATCCAGAAGTTGGTTGTTCCATCCTGAGTTCCAGACAACGAAACTGATGTGAGCCTCTCTCTTGATATCTCGATGGAGTTATTTCTGCATAATCGACCCTATCAAAGGTAATTACTACATTACATGTGGTTCGTCTTCCATGCTGGATGTTTCGGGATGTCGATAGTACTGATTAGTTTCATGTATGTGGTGGCATGCATCATCGTGCAGGTGTCTCTCACCCTCCCTCCGTCTTGAGTCTTGAGTCTTGACCAACCTGAACCCTGACGAGGAGGAAGCTACCTACCTCCTCCCGGCCTCTCCACCGCCAGTTTTTCTCCGGCCACCTCCCCGACTACATCCTCCACTCCTCCCCTGCATCTGCTCTGGCCACATTTGGCACTGACGCCACACGTCCCAGGATGCTCATTACCCGTTGTCGGGCAAGGCCTGAGCAATTGTCTGCTGAACTAGGGCCAGCATCTATGACTCTGAGTTACTCAGTGTCTTGTTGGATCTATCACATTGGTCCTCCGTCCTCTGACCATCACGGCAAATCGATCGACAGGAACAGCATCTGCAAAACTGGCACGTGAGAGATACAGTACGAAGATGTTTCTCGATGATGATGAGCAGCACATTAATTCTTCCCTTATTGTAAACCTTACTTCAATTTAAAGCTGGACTTTAACCTTTTCTCGTAGAGCTAAGGATGGACTTTATCCAGTCCAGTGTAGTTCAGCTCCGGGAGGCAAGCGAAGCAACAACCTGAGTAAGAGTTGTCGCGTTGTTGCTGCTTCAGTCCGGACAAATTAGCACTAGCTTGTTAACCCTGACGAAACTGGAGCACTGCTTCTTGTTCAGAATTCAGATATGCAGCACACTTTTAGTACTAATATTAATTGTCCATTTGTAGATTGTGCGTGCCTTTCCCTTTCTGGTTTTGGTTTCGCCTTCTTAAATTTCCAGCTTTCCGTTGCTTTGCCTTCGTATTCAGAATGTGTGCTGCAAGTTGCAGTGCAACACACACGGAGAGAAAAGAAAATCAATTGATTCTTTGTAACACACTAGTTGCAGGCCGAGCTGGGCCACACACAATAATCCAGCAGTGAGTGGGCTGTCGGCTCTCACCGCCCACCATGACAACAATTTCTTCCAGGCCTATCTATCGGCCCTCGCGGCCCATTTTGGTTCGCCGCGATCAGTCGCTTCCCACCCCGGTGACGACGATCTCCTTGTCGTTGTCTACGACAGGCTTGCTCACCCCAGAACCTCGATTGGAGCCCGCCGCCCGCTGTTCCCAACTGGGTAACTAGCCTGCATCCAATCCCCTGCCACGCTTCCTCTCTAGACTGTAGCTATGACAGACAGACTGTTGGATAAGTGGCTACTAGTATTCACTGAGGGCCAAAGGctattacatatacatgtgtgtgTAGTGCAGGAAatcccttatacaatggggatataccgaaaagagactatacacatctaacacccccctcaaactgatggtggatcaacaacactgagtttggagagtaAAAAGTCATGCTGCGCTCAAGactgtgccttcgtgaagaagtccgccaactgtaactcagagggcacataatgaagagcgagagtctgatcctgcacagcagcacgcacaaagtgggcatccacaccgatgtgcttggtgagctcatgcttcaccgggtcacgcgcaatactgatagcaccggtactgtctgacagtaagggagtcgaactagtagcagacacaccaaaatcctcaagtaaccaccgtaaccagatcaccaCAGCTGTCAACATAGCCATGCCTCGTAACTCAGCatctgtactcgagcgagaaactacagtctgtttctttttcttccaggcaataagagagccaccaagaaagacacaataagcagacagcgagcgttgatcagagggatcactagcccaggtagcatcagagtaggcctgaagctcaagagagctggagcggggaaagaaaaggcgctgagagatcgtgccacgaagatatcgtagaacacggaggagatgaccatagtggacagaggtgggggctgaaacaaattgactcaggatgtggacatgataggagatgtcaggacgcgtaacagcaagatagaaaagactgccaacaaggtgacgatagcgagtgggattaggaagagggtcaccattagaggcacgaagctgaacgttgagctccataggagtcacaactgTGCGCTCATCATCGAGAGCAGCGCGAgtaagaagatcctgaatatatttttctcgggagatgtagaagccatcagaggttaaggagatctcaatcccaagaaaatagcgaagtggaccaagatcagtcatgaggaactggtcgtgaaggcgagccttaacaaaggcaatgtgGTCAGAatcgtcaccagtgatgatcattgtcgtcaacatagagaaggagaagagtccgaccacgaggagacgtgtgaacaaacaacgcgtgatcatgatcactgggcagtcaacacagaggcgaagcgctcaaactaggcgcgaggggcctgtttaagaccatagagggagcggcgaaatctacagaccataccatcaggagcatagtaccccggtggtggctgcatataaacctcctcacgcaactcgccattgTGAAAGGCGTTttgaacatcaagttgagagatagaccaatgacgaatagaagccacagcaagaagagtgcggacagtggtcatgtgggccacaggagtgaatgtctcatcataattgcgtccctgctcctgctgaaaaccacgggccacaagacgcgctttgtagcgctcaagagaaccatcggagcgagtcttaatcttgtagacccacttggaggtgatgggacgaacaccggaagggagggaaaccagatcccatgtgccagagcgctcaagggtagcaagctcttcggccatcgcaagctgccattcaggctgagtcatggtagtccgataggaagtgggctcagcaataaTAGAGAGACCATACCGATCAGGAGAGTAGCGATCAGGTgggggcgaggccgagcacggaggTTATGAACCGGGGGAGGCATGAAGGGAGGAGCACCAGAGGTGGAAGGCCCGTCAGGAGAAGCATCCTCAGAACGAGGgcgacgagtatagtggagaggaaacGGGGAGAGAGGGCGACAGACTAGAGAGgatggtggagaggtggaagaggaGGATGTGAAAGATGGTGTCGGTGGGGAAGGAGAAGGAATGAGAGgtgcaggaggaggaggtgaaacatgaggcacatagcagggtgaatcgggaagaagaagaaagaaatatcATCCACAGAGAAGCTCGAAGAAGAAGGACGTGGGTAGTAAGAGCGAGACTCTTCAAAGGTCACATCATGCGAGATGCGCAAACGACGACCAACAGGATCCCAAcagcgatagcccttgtgctcatcactgtagccaaggaaaacacactcaaccgactgagcagtcagtttggtgcgttctcgcggggcaagaaggacatagcac
Protein-coding regions in this window:
- the LOC123165784 gene encoding putative disease resistance protein RGA3, giving the protein MESAIGAATGLVGSVLNLLSNELVGAYVASTDLGLKSVEIKKDLLHAQALLQEAQTRGAKDNLGLKGLLQELTVKADEAEDALDELHYFIIQDQLDGTRFAVPDLGDDLRGHARHGRHAIRHVVGNCLACFSCSSTMKDDNSGAAAAVPINPLNPTKTDSAGQDGPVDKLKFDRVAMSKKIKSVMEELHSLCEPVSKFLCITPHHGSTETAVNLIRPPTGSISAQHTLYGRADVFEGTKDDITSGRFYTETLSVLAVVGPGGIGKTTFAQHLYNDKTIQEHFAVRVWVCVSTDFDVLKLSQQILSCIQESNSPNQTTNLDQLQISITQELKSKRVLVVFDDIWKCNNQGWEDLLAPFRKGETKGNMVLVTTRFPSIAEMVKTTPSIQLKGLESDEFFPFFEAFIFDEKNPEYQGDLASIARAIAKKLMGSPLAGKTVGRLLRKEISRKHWMEVLENNKWQKQENDDGIMTSLRISYDYLPSHLKKCFPYFALFPEDYKFKNLEITYFWIAIGITEKDEDYMEQLVENGFVVKENVHWSSQQYYVLHDLLHELSRSVSSQECLNIYDSKRFKADAVPKSIRHLSITIEDNYDVTFIEEMIKLKSKVDIANLRALMIFRRYGETVREILKDTFKDVEGLRVLFIVVKSPNLFPCDFSKLIHLRYLKVGTWDEVTLPSTLSRLCHLKLLDLSGWHGSYELPRDTSRLISLCHIIAGKKFHCNIAEVGKMKCLKELKEFHVMKESVGYELCELGQLTDLGGELCIRNLEKVTTKDEAMEAKLESKGDLKGLGLVWGSSDAVDGTTKLVDVLDALQPHPNLAALGIIGHGGTSGPSWLCGDIKFELLEYLHLEGVSWVTLPPFEYLPQLTSLTLSNIYEVSEIRHVFGGATNKSFLQLKLIVLDSLPELIEWVGVPNDSFARLETIYCRSCPNLRTLPFLREYSAGCYNHLSKLEIFDCPKLSLPPMPHSSTMIVCDVRHSSAELTYAGNNMYINGYNGEVDLHNLRKLEKMSITDASHISMTELTNLKSLRRLDVRRCSFTCHGLQDLSCLQSLTVYNCGNFFPWHTEAAHTIKLFPASLETLEIEGESGMQAMAPLSNLKSLRRLDVRRCSIRCHGLQDLACLQSLTVKDCGNFFLRPIEAAQTIINPLPAFIEELEIEGESGMQSMAPLSNLTCLTDLILVNSENLTVDCFNPLITVNLNSLKIYNRGNCLSRSVSADLFSELVVARTNLILPAASFQLRELTVDCISAVLVAPICSHLAATIKTLEFWYDQRAESFTEEEDRALQLLTSLRFISFMDCPNLLCLPQGLHSLPSLKTLFVQDCPKIRSLHKGDFPTSLECLLVQGCSPGLQEQAKKLKGTKPAFNVILELE